A part of Deltaproteobacteria bacterium genomic DNA contains:
- a CDS encoding glycosyltransferase family 2 protein, producing MSRKRQGGISIVIPVYNEGGNIRAALNEIKAKVRTPHNILIAYDFEEDDTLPVVREMAARGEVSGLTLVRNKYGRGVLNAIKTGFESAEREAVLVVMADLSDDLAVVDGMYAKLKAGYGVVCGSRYMKGGKQIGGPFLKKALSRTAGLTLHLIARIPTHDATNSFKMYSKELLRNIEIESTGGFELGMEIVLKAHFMGYGVTEVPSIWRDRVEGESRFMLMKWLPRYLHWYFFAFRNAAFPKRPGKA from the coding sequence ATGAGCCGTAAGAGGCAGGGCGGGATATCGATTGTCATCCCCGTTTACAACGAGGGCGGTAATATCAGGGCGGCCCTGAACGAAATAAAGGCCAAGGTCAGGACCCCGCACAACATCCTCATAGCCTACGATTTCGAGGAGGACGACACCCTCCCGGTGGTCCGGGAGATGGCGGCCAGGGGCGAGGTATCGGGGCTTACTCTCGTCAGGAATAAGTACGGCAGGGGCGTCTTGAACGCCATAAAGACCGGGTTCGAGAGCGCCGAGAGGGAGGCGGTCCTGGTAGTAATGGCAGACCTCTCCGACGACCTCGCGGTGGTCGACGGGATGTACGCGAAGCTCAAGGCCGGCTACGGGGTAGTCTGCGGCTCGCGCTACATGAAAGGCGGAAAACAGATAGGCGGCCCCTTCCTTAAGAAGGCCCTTTCAAGGACAGCCGGTCTTACGCTCCATCTCATCGCCCGCATCCCCACCCACGACGCGACCAACAGCTTCAAGATGTATTCGAAGGAGCTCCTCCGTAACATCGAAATAGAGAGCACCGGCGGCTTCGAGCTCGGGATGGAGATCGTCCTCAAGGCCCATTTCATGGGTTACGGCGTGACGGAGGTGCCTTCCATCTGGAGGGACAGGGTGGAGGGCGAGTCCAGGTTCATGCTCATGAAATGGCTCCCGAGATACCTGCACTGGTACTTCTTCGCATTCAGGAACGCGGCCTTTCCGAAAAGGCCGGGGAAGGCGTGA
- a CDS encoding NAD-dependent epimerase/dehydratase family protein: MRILVTGAAGFIAGYVVEELLNNGHEVVGIDNYSKYGKVEKSYDSHPRYAFREGDAKDTALMKELISDCDQVLAGAAMIGGISYFHEFAYDLLAENERIAASTFDAAIWAHKHRKLKKINVLSSSMVFENSDTFPTPEGEQLRCPPPLSTYGFQKLACEYFARGANEQYGLPYTIIRPFNCVGIGEKRALSDREIMSGNVSMAMSHVVPDLAQKILKGQDPLHILGDGRQVRHYTYGGDLAEGIRLCIESEKAVNDDFNLSTPVSTSVLELAELIWKKIKGEVPFRYTSDPPFRYDIRKRVPSVEKAEKVLGFKAKTSLSEALDEIIPWIEKQIAVGGI, from the coding sequence GTTCATAGCGGGCTACGTGGTTGAGGAGCTTCTTAATAACGGCCACGAGGTCGTGGGAATAGACAACTACTCGAAATACGGCAAGGTGGAGAAGAGCTACGACAGCCATCCGAGGTACGCCTTCCGGGAGGGCGACGCAAAGGACACGGCCCTCATGAAGGAGCTCATATCCGACTGCGACCAGGTCCTGGCAGGCGCCGCCATGATAGGCGGCATATCCTATTTCCACGAGTTCGCCTACGACCTCCTTGCCGAGAACGAGAGGATAGCAGCCTCCACATTCGATGCCGCCATATGGGCGCACAAGCACCGGAAATTGAAGAAGATAAACGTCCTTTCGTCGTCGATGGTCTTCGAGAACTCGGATACATTCCCCACCCCCGAGGGCGAGCAATTGAGATGCCCGCCGCCTCTTTCGACCTACGGTTTCCAGAAGCTCGCCTGCGAATACTTCGCAAGGGGAGCGAACGAGCAGTACGGCCTGCCGTACACCATCATAAGGCCCTTCAACTGCGTAGGAATCGGCGAGAAGAGGGCCCTCTCGGACAGGGAGATAATGTCCGGGAACGTGAGCATGGCCATGAGCCATGTCGTCCCCGACCTCGCGCAGAAGATACTGAAGGGGCAGGACCCGCTCCATATACTCGGCGACGGAAGACAGGTCCGCCATTATACCTATGGAGGAGACCTCGCGGAAGGCATACGGCTCTGCATAGAGAGCGAGAAGGCCGTAAACGACGATTTCAACCTCTCGACACCTGTATCGACGAGCGTACTCGAGCTTGCCGAGCTCATCTGGAAGAAGATAAAGGGAGAGGTCCCGTTCAGGTACACCTCGGACCCGCCTTTCAGGTACGACATAAGGAAAAGGGTGCCGTCGGTAGAAAAGGCGGAAAAGGTATTGGGCTTCAAGGCGAAGACCTCGCTCTCCGAGGCCCTCGATGAGATAATACCGTGGATAGAGAAGCAGATAGCCGTGGGCGGAATATAG